AATTCCTTTATTATCTGCAACTCATGATTCTTGGGATATAGAAGAGCAAGGCGTCTTTTTACGTTTTCCAATCCTATGCCCGATTGGGTTGTTTTGGGGGAAATTGTCTCAGTATCGAAGTAGTTTACACAAGTGAAGCTTAAAACATTATCACTTATAGCAATTTTTATATCAACAACCGGCATGGGCTCTGCATAACACGAATGCTTAAAAGCATTTTCTACAAAAGGGATAAAAAGCATTGGGGCAACCTGAGTGTTACAAACATCTGGCTCTGGAAAAAAGTAACGTATATAATCTACATTCTTAAAACGCAGTTGTTGAAGCTGTATATAACTGGTAAGATAGTCTATCTCTTTTTGCAAAGGAACTGTCTCCGTTTTAGTCTCATAAACCATATATCTAAGCATTTCAGACAAAGTAATAAGCATTTTTGAAGCAGTTTTAGGTGATTTACTAATCAAAGAATCAATATTATTCAACGTATTGAAAAGAAAATGAGGATTAACCTGGAGTCTAAGTAACTTAAGTTCGTTCTTTAGATTTTTGTTCTCTATTTCTGATTTCAGCTGAATATTAGCAAACCAGTTTTCGAAACCTCTAACCAAACATCCACATTGGGCTATAATAAAAGAACCAACCATTGATGGCAAAAGGAGAATATAATTCTGCAAATTTATTCCTGGGGTAATAAGTTTTGATATTATCAAGAAAACAACTGAAACAGAAATACTTATAAACACTGAAAGAATTAGGTATATAACAAGTTGACTCTTCTCAAAATATCGTATCAGCCAATAATAGGATAAATAGAATATGACTGCTGCCCAAACAAAATTGATATAAAACTGGATAGTAAGTTCTTGTAGTGCGATTGAGAAATCTCCCTTTGGCACAACATATAATATTAGGTAGAACAGTACGTAAACCAGCCAGAAAAGAGAATGAATAAGTATTTTCAGAATATATTTCATAATTTCATTTAGTCTACAAAGCTATTAAAAAAGTTATATATGCAAAGGAATTGTTCCACATTGTTACAATCAGGCCCTCGGTCTTGAAAACAAAGGGATAGCATAAAATATCATTGGAACCAGACACATTATCAGTATGGCCGGACTACTGGAACTAATACCGAAAAGAGTAAATTCTGCCACAATACGAATAAGATAGAATAATGAAAAGAGGCTAAGAATAGGATATCTGACAGAACTGTCCAAGAGAGCTTTTGTTTGAAAAACAGGGATAATTCCCATAAAAAACAGCATCAAAATACAAATGGCATGGTATGTCAGAAAAATAGCCCTATTCACACTTGATAAACTATTCAAAGTATTCTCCCAATTAAACATCGGATAAAAGAGTAAGTGGAAGACAACAAACAGCAAGCTGATACAACCAGCAATACGTAGTAAAAGAGTCTGAGTTTTCATTTTTTATTTCTATTTATTAGTTATATGTTCCAGATTACTTTTGAACAAGATGACCCCAAAAGATAGCCATAATATTGTTTCACAAATAATGGCTACCAAAATAGAAGAATTCACTGTTCCCTTAATAAATTCATAACTTCCAACGCAAGATAATCCAAATAGTGTAATTCCAGTAGCCATACAAATGGTTTGTCTAGCTTTTGAGTGAGGTAAATTTCTCGTTCCAAACATCAATACAGAAATTCCTAACATAAACATTGATGCCCTCCGGGCAAGAACTTGCCCAGCTTCAGAAGATTGTAATCCTAAATCTTTAATAAAAGAATCAGGCATAAAAAGTAATTGAACAAACAAATAAAGGAATAATGCGGAAGTTGCAATGCTTACAATTTTATAAGAATAATTCATAATATATATGTTTTAATATCACCATTCATATTTTAATACTCACATACTCTGGCTAACATATTTCTGATAATCAGATAATGGAATGGTCTGATTATAGAGAAATAAATTTTTCCCATTAAATTGTGGAATCTGACAACCGTTGCAAATTTCACTACAGAAATCTCCTGATTGGCTTCATGCTGAAGGGAAAACCAGGCTTCAAGATGCTTATCATTTGCAAACAACAGAATCTCTTGTTCACTTCGTTCCAGTACTTTAAAAAATCCGAAGTTATGACCTTTTTGTGCATTTGGGTCTATATTTAACTCTGTGGTTGTTTCCAGACCAAAAGGTTTAACCAACGTATTACGTAACTTATAAAGAAAAGTAACCCATTTAGGTTCGACTAAGAACGATGACAAACACAATTCCAGTGTAATTGTTCCTTTATTAGCCTTCGATTGATAACACTCTACATAATCAGCTTTTCGACAGACGTCGTAAATAAAGGAACGTTCAGCAATATCAACTTTTTCCATTCGTATAATATTTATCTTTATGCAAAGATGGTGTATCAAAAAGGTAAAATCAAATTTAGTTCACCAAACGGCAAATTATGGTTACGAAACGAACAAATATTTAACATCACATATTGTTATTTATTTGCCAAAGATTATCTTTGCAAAAAAAACAAACAGATATTAGAACCATGAAAATTAAACTAATATTTATTTTCGCTTGCCTACTTATGGCATGCCAGAAGGAAGATAACGTCGCTCAGCCCATTGACAGTTCTACACTTGGAATAGATCATATTACAATAAACAATAAAGACTATGCTATAGCCAATAGTTTGATGATTGATAAAAGTGCTCCATTGGTTTGCATAGGCTCTTCAAGTTCCAATAATACAAAAGTGGGATTAGATTATATGTGGTCATCTCTAACAGAAGATCTGTCAGCAGTTTCTTTAACAAGTAATAAAGCCCAGGTGGAGGTTAGCTGGGAGGAATACCCTAATTACAAAACCTGCACTTTAAAAGTTTATACTACCAATCCTAAAGCTGAAGTTAAGTATGTTATCTCAGCTCTGGTTAAATAATTATTTAAAAGGCATCAAATTTTATAAGCTCAACTATTTTTTATAAGTCAATCTTATATCAGAGCAAGCAACCTTATCCTTGCAGACAATATGGGAGGAAAAGATAAAATGATTAAAGAAGTCGGCATGCTGAAAGAAGATGTCCGGAATAAATCGTGAGCGATAATCGGAATGAGTATTTACTTCTTCCAGATCGGCCATCTGCATGAAATTAAGATGCGGTGCCATGCGGGAGATACATTCGTTATACGGATTATCAAACTTAAGAATGCTTACATTATTCATCTGGGTGATATAAGACAGAATACTTGCCGGATCGGGCGCCAACAACAGGAGATTCTTATAGAAAACAACGTAGGAATTAAGATCTGTGTCTTTTATTCCTGAGAGTTGTTCAAAGATTGTATTCTTTGGAAGCAGATAAAGCTGATAGCTTTGATTGCCTGCATATAAAATCGGCGACTTGACTGTTGCTTGTTTTCTATCCGGCAGGAATAATCGCAACTCTTTTTCTGCTTTAAGTGAGTCTTTTAACGGGATGTACAACAAAGAGAGTGGCCTGCGGACTGTATCTTCAGGATAAAAAGAGAGACTTGCCAAACGGTCAACGGCATGTGCTTTAATAAAATGCATCAGGTGAATATCCGCTTCTTTCACATTATCGGGATAAGGTGCAAGGGCGTATTCCTGACGAGCTGAGTTTGCCGCGATATATTCTAGTTTGGAGATGCTTGTTTCGTTTGCATAATAGGTGTAACGGGGAAGCTCCTTTTTTGATAGATTTTCTACCGGAGATTGCTCTTTAAGCGCATTGACAAAGGAAGAACTGGTATCTGCATCGGCACAGGTTCCCGACAGGCGTATTGCATCACGGCCAAACTTTATATTCAGATCACTCCATCCGAATTGTTTGCTTCTTACATGTAAAGATGCTATGCTATTATAACTTTTATGATCCTGAGAAAGTCCAAAGGAGGGATCGTTAAGGACTGATTTTCCACCTATATGGGTATTGATTACTTGCTTTATAAGTCTTTCTGAATAGCTGACTGCAAGAAAGCCTGCCGACTTATAATAGCAAAGGAACGAATCTCCTCCCAATGGGCATATTCTTATTTTTTCTCCTTTGTAAGAGACTTTTTTAATGGGAAAATCAATAGGACGATTTTTCTCTATTTGTTGTTCAAACCACTTCTCATCTCCCGGGGTAGTATTAAAATAAATCACCTGATCGAGCTCTGATCCGGGAGAGTGAAAGCTGATCAGCATTTTATTCATCCTTGGACTGAGTCCGTTAGGTGCCGAATTTGTCAATGCATCAAAATGTTCTATCAGATCATTAGCTATCCGGGAAAGTCTCAGCGAAGGTAGTCTCTTTATATATTCCGTACTTTTAATCTCTTTGATCAGTGAAGTCAGGTCATTGGTTTCAAACACAGCATTGCAACCGGAAGGTACGAGTGAATAAAGATTGACCTCAGTAATTTTCTCACGGGAACTTATCCCCATGTAAAAGAACGCTCCTACTCCTATGAAAAAGAGTAGAAAAAGCGAAATGGCCAATATTTTTATCCTCAATTTCCGGTTCATAGCTATATGCATTCAATACAATATAAGTATATTTGTACCGTTATTTATTTTAGGTAACGTACAAAAGTAATAAATATTCTAACATATAATGAAATATTTGATTAGAAAAGAGATCGCTGTTTTTTTTAGCTCTGCAATGGGATATGTGATACTCTTTGTGTGGTTGCTGGCAGTATCTCTTATGCTATGGTTTTTTTCCGGAGAATACAATTTGCCGGATGCAGGTTACGCCACTTTACGCCCTTTCTTTTCTCTGGCTCCCATCCTTTTTTTATTTTTGGTACCGGCAACAACCATGAGAATGTTTGCTGAAGAAAAAAGAATGGGTACGCTGGAATTACTATTCTCTCGTCCGCTAAAAATCAGCACTATTGTGATGAGCAAGTTCTGGTCGGCATGGTTGTTAATGATGATCGCCCTACTCCCCACCCTACTCTATGTGATAAGTATTTATCTGCTCAGCATGGCCGGATTAGATTGGGGCGAAGTGATAGGTGGATACTGCGGATTACTCTGCTTGCTGGCTACATTTGTGAGTTTCGGATTATTCACTTCCTCGCTCACCAGCAATCAGTTGATTGCTTTTTTACTTGCAATTCTATTATCCTTTGCAGCGTTCTATGGATTTGAGCTAATTGCATCGCTCACCAACAGCGGCAGTCTGCACAATGATTGGGTTGAACTGGGAATTCAGGCTCATTATCAATCCATGGTACGGGGAATAATCGATACCCGGGACCTTATTTATTTCGCGACTCTTACTTTTTTATTTATTTATCTCACAGTACAAGTAAACGCACGCAAACGATGAAAAACAACGCTATAAAAGGTATCGGATTGCTGGCATTACTTCTGGCTGTAAACATTTTATCTTCCCGTATTTTTCTGAGAATGGATCTCACTTCCGAGAAACGATATACCCTTTCTGACCAAAGCAGGAAACTTATTAAAAGTCTGGACAAGCCTCTGGAGGTAATTCTTTACCTGAATGGAGACTTGAATCCGGCATTCGACCGTCTTCGGACATCAACAACAGACATGCTGGATGAACTTTCGATTTATGCCTCTCACGGTATTACTCTGCGAAAAGTAAATCCATCGGCAGCTCCTGATGAGAAAACCCGTCAGGAACATTATCTCAAAATGGACAAACGTGGCATGCGCGGAACCTCCGTCAATGAGCACGACCGTGAAGGTAAGCTTTCATCAAAAGTAATTTATCCCTGGATAGAGCTGGTGTACAATGGAGATACCTTGCCGGTTAGCTTACTCAAAAAGAATATAAATCTTACTCCGCAAGAGGTGCTCAATACTTCTGCTGGAGAATTGGAATACAATCTGACCGAGGGAATCAGAGTGCTTACTGTTAGTAATCCTGAAAAGATTGCTTTTATTGATGGACACGGAGAATGGAGTGAACCGTATGTGTACGAAGCTACGAATCTATTAAGCAGATATTATAGTGTGGACAGAGGACGATTAAGCGGAAATCCGGAAGAACTACTTCCATACAAGGTGTTAATTATAGCCTCACCACAGAAGACTTTCAGCGAAAAAGAGAAGTTTGCATTGGATCAATACTTAATGAATGGGGGAAGTATTCTTTGGCTGGTAGACGGAACAAAGATTTCTCTACAGGAATTTGACGGTACCGGAGAATCTTCAACCCTGAAACAGGATGTTAACCTGGACGACTTGCTTTTTACTTATGGCGTAAGAATTAATCCGGTAACTGTACAGGATATGCAGTGCACTGCTATTCGTTTGGCATCCTCGGAAGCCGGATCAAAAGAATCTTTTACCACTCTTCCGTGGTATTTCGCTCCATTGCTTATTCCTTCAGCTGAGAACATGATTACGCATAATATTTCGCCACTCAAATCGGAGTTTGTGAGCACAATTTCTTTTGTAGGTAACGACCAACTAAAAAAGCAGGTTTTACTCACCACTTCGCCAAATGCACACACTCTCCGTGTACCGGAGAAAGTAAGTCTGCGTTATGTGGAAATGCCGGCGGAAGAGTCTTACTTTAATGAGCCCAGTCTTCCTGTAGCCGGACTGATAGAAGGAAAATTCCCTTCTGCATTTATAAATCAGCTGACTCCTGACAGTTGCATTGAACTGCCACAAGGCAGATTGTCAGAGAGTAAAAACACCAGAATGATTGTTGTGGCTACCGGAAGTATCATAAAGAATGAATGGAAAGGGCAGCGTAGAGAGGCACAACCTGTTCCAGTGGGATTTGATGAAGTATCCGGTGAGCAATTGGGGAATGCTGATTTTATAAGTAACGCTGTGAATTATCTGGCCAGGAATGATCAATGGCTAAACCTCCGTTCACATAATTACAAGCTCAGGCTTCTTAACAAACAAGCGATCAATGAACAGAGAGGATTATGGGAAATAATAAACATAGCTATTCCTCCCATTTTACTTTTGATTACTGGCTTTGCTTATGCAAGATTCCGAAAACGAAAGCAATAACTCCTCTTGTATCAATTATTGCACTATTTATGCCAAATACTCCTCGTTTGGTGATTACTGATTTACTATTTTTGCGTTATATAAACTAATAACAATAAAAGAAACAACACAATGAAAAAAGTATTCGGAATAATTCCCCTGCTTTTGTTTGCTCTCTTTGCTAATGCTAATCCAATAGGCAATGCATGGGAAGAGTGCGCAAAGATTGAAAAACAAATTAAAAAAACATCCTTTCCTCAACGCACATTCGTAATTACCGATTTCGGAGCAAAAGCAGGAAATGAAGCTGAACCTTGCCACGATGCCATCAATCTGGCTATCGTAAAATGTAATCAGGCTGGAGGTGGAACAGTTATTGTACCTAAAGGGATATTTTACACCGGACCTATTACATTAAAGAGCAATGTGAATCTTCATTTAGAAGAAGGAGCGACTCTAAAATTCTCCACAAATCAGAAATTATATTTCCCAGCCGTACTGACTCGCTGGGAAGGGATCGATTGCTGGAACGCTCACCCATTGATTTATGCATATGGTGAAACCAACATTGCCATTACCGGTAAAGGAACAATTGACGGACAAGGAGCTAATGAAAATTGGTGGAGAATGAGTGGTGCCAAACAATTTGGATGGAAAGAAGGAATTGTTGCCCAAAAGAATGGCGGACGTGAACGTTTGCAGATGTACGGAGAAACTTCTATGCCTGTTTACAAACGTATTATGGCACCGGAAGATGGTATGCGCCCTCAGCTTATCAATTTCCATTCCTGTAATACGATTCTGATAGAGGATGTAAAATTGCGTAATTCTCCTTTCTGGGTAATTCATCCTTTATTCTGCGAAAGTATGATTGTACGTGGAGTAGACATCCTTAGTCATGGACCTAACAATGATGGTTGTGATCCGGAATCAAGCAAGAATGTATTGATAGAAAATACAGTTTTCAATACTGGCGATGATTGTATTGCAATCAAATCAGGACGAAATACTGACGGACGAAAATGGAATATTCCAAGTGAGAATATTATTGTGCGTGGATGCACCATGAAAGACGGTCACGGTGGAGTTGTTGTAGGAAGTGAAATATCTGGTGGATACAAAAACCTGTTTGTTGAAAATTGCAAGATGGACAGTCCAAACCTGGATCGTGTAATCCGAATCAAGACAAGTACTTGCCGGGGCGGTGTAATAGAGAATATTTTTGTTCGCAATATCACTGTGGGACAATGCGGTGAATCTATACTTGGTATCAATCTTCAATACGAGAATCGTGAGAAATGTAATCGCGGATTCAATCCTATGGTACGCAATGTGTATCTTCAGAATATAACCAGCGAAAAGAGTAAATTTGGCGTTTACATTGTTGGTCTGGATGATAACGACCATGTATATAATATAAACATGGAAAATTGCCGCTTAAATAATGTAGCTCAGGGAAACTCTATCAAAGGAGCAAAAGATATCAACTACAAAGGATTGTATATCAACGGAGCTGAAACAAATAAATAAAAAAATTTCCGCTTTTCATTGTATATTAATACGAATAAATAATATCTTTGGACTATCTTTTTTCAAGAAACTCCTTAAATATTAATTTATAAAATAATACAATGAAAAGCGGACATTTATTTTTAAAGCTGTGCATCTGTTTATTGTCATTATGTGCAGTCAATTCCAATCTTCTTTCACAAGTCAATCCTCAGGTCTGGGGAAAAGCACCTTACGTATCTCCTGATATACATGCAGATCATTCTGTTACTTTCAGAATCAGTACTCCTGCCGCAAAAGAAGTTCTTCTATCTGCTTCGTGGCTTTCAGGCAAAAACAATCAGCTTACAAAAGACAGTACTGGAATGTGGTCGATCACAATTGATCCTCTGACTCCCGAATTATATGGATATTCATTTCAGGTAGACGGATTGAAAGTTCTGGATCCTGCTAATTTACATATAAGACGAGATTATACAATTCTGGAAAATCAGTTTATCATTCCAGGAAAGCAAGCCGATTTATATGCCGTTCAAAGTGTAAAACACGGAACTATATCTAAAGTATGGTATGATTCAAAAACTTTAGGAATGAACCGCAGACTAACTGTTTATACGCCGAATGGGTATGAAGGAGGCAAAAATCAATATCCGGTGTTATACCTTCTCCATGGTGTAGGCGGCGACGAAAATGCATGGATTGAATTGGGACGTGCCTGCCAGATACTGGACAATCTGATTGCTCAGGGTAAGGCCGTTCCTATGATTGTAGTAATGACCAATGGACATGTGAACCAACAAGCTGCTGCCGGAGATGCTCCCGCTGGTTTTATCAGACCGGAATTTGGAGCGGACGTATTCAACAGTGACTTTGAAAGAAGCTTTGTTCCAGATGTTGTTTCGTTTGTAGAAAGTCATTACAGAGTAAAAAAGGAGAAAAGCAACAGAGCTATAGCTGGTCTTTCAATGGGTGGAATGCATACGCTGACAATTGCAAACATGAATCCGAATAAATTTGATTATATTGGATTATTTAGTCCGGCAACTCCGACTCTTATTGAAAAGCAAAACACCCATGCTGACTTTTATAATAAAATAGATTCTGATGAAAAACTGAGTGAATTAAACAAAGCCGGATTTAAACTCTACTGGATTGGATGTGGGAAAGAAGACTTTCTTTATCAGAACGTAACGAACTTTAGAAAGTCATTGGATAAAAATCATCTAAAATATACATACAGGGAAAGTGCCGGAGGACATACCTGGGAAAACTGGAGAACTTATTTATCAGAATTCGCTCCACTATTATTTAGATAAGAATATACGCATCCATTAATTACAACAGAATACGAGTAAGAGGCTACCCATAAAAAGGCAGTCTCTTTCTTTTTGTACTTTCAGATCCCATAGAAACATTAATATAAGTCCCATTTAATAAATTAAAATCTGATTGTAAAACCATTTAATATCAGAAAGATAGTAATTGTATTTCTTGTTTTTTTTATTTTTTCTTATTTTGTGCATCTTGTCTGTTCTTTTTTCACTATTCGCAATACATAAATCAAAAAATAAAAAGTATCTTTGCATGTCTCAAAGCATTAGAAATTCAAAAGATGGAAGAACTTAACGCTATAAAAGGACTAATAGACAAAGGTGAAGTAGAAACTGCCATTAACGCATTGGATCAATTTATTGAAAGCAATCCAACGTGTGATGAGGCGTTTTATCTTCGCGGAAACGCTTACCGCAAACAAGGGAACTGGCAGGTAGCAATAAACAATTACCTCTCTGCTATTGAACTTAACCCTCAAAGCCCGGCCCTTCAAGCTAAAAAAATGATCATGGACATCCTGAATTTCTACAATAAGGATATGTACAACCAATAAATTCTTAAATTATGGCTAAAATTATAGGAGCGATAGTAGTTGACACCGAACGTTGCAAAGGATGTAATCTTTGTGTGGTGGCATGCCCGCTTAATGTGTTGTCTCTAACAAATAAAGAAGTAAACATTAAAGGATACAATTTCGCTCAGCAAGTATTAGAAGACACTTGCAACGGATGTTCTTCATGTGCAACAGTGTGCCCTGACGGATGTATTACTGTTTACAAAGTAAAACTTTAAGTAATTAAAGTCATTAT
This genomic interval from uncultured Bacteroides sp. contains the following:
- a CDS encoding histidine kinase, which translates into the protein MQNYILLLPSMVGSFIIAQCGCLVRGFENWFANIQLKSEIENKNLKNELKLLRLQVNPHFLFNTLNNIDSLISKSPKTASKMLITLSEMLRYMVYETKTETVPLQKEIDYLTSYIQLQQLRFKNVDYIRYFFPEPDVCNTQVAPMLFIPFVENAFKHSCYAEPMPVVDIKIAISDNVLSFTCVNYFDTETISPKTTQSGIGLENVKRRLALLYPKNHELQIIKELNTFRAELTIKL
- a CDS encoding DUF2867 domain-containing protein, whose protein sequence is MEKVDIAERSFIYDVCRKADYVECYQSKANKGTITLELCLSSFLVEPKWVTFLYKLRNTLVKPFGLETTTELNIDPNAQKGHNFGFFKVLERSEQEILLFANDKHLEAWFSLQHEANQEISVVKFATVVRFHNLMGKIYFSIIRPFHYLIIRNMLARVCEY
- a CDS encoding ABC transporter permease subunit, which produces MKYLIRKEIAVFFSSAMGYVILFVWLLAVSLMLWFFSGEYNLPDAGYATLRPFFSLAPILFLFLVPATTMRMFAEEKRMGTLELLFSRPLKISTIVMSKFWSAWLLMMIALLPTLLYVISIYLLSMAGLDWGEVIGGYCGLLCLLATFVSFGLFTSSLTSNQLIAFLLAILLSFAAFYGFELIASLTNSGSLHNDWVELGIQAHYQSMVRGIIDTRDLIYFATLTFLFIYLTVQVNARKR
- the gldG gene encoding gliding motility-associated ABC transporter substrate-binding protein GldG, yielding MKNNAIKGIGLLALLLAVNILSSRIFLRMDLTSEKRYTLSDQSRKLIKSLDKPLEVILYLNGDLNPAFDRLRTSTTDMLDELSIYASHGITLRKVNPSAAPDEKTRQEHYLKMDKRGMRGTSVNEHDREGKLSSKVIYPWIELVYNGDTLPVSLLKKNINLTPQEVLNTSAGELEYNLTEGIRVLTVSNPEKIAFIDGHGEWSEPYVYEATNLLSRYYSVDRGRLSGNPEELLPYKVLIIASPQKTFSEKEKFALDQYLMNGGSILWLVDGTKISLQEFDGTGESSTLKQDVNLDDLLFTYGVRINPVTVQDMQCTAIRLASSEAGSKESFTTLPWYFAPLLIPSAENMITHNISPLKSEFVSTISFVGNDQLKKQVLLTTSPNAHTLRVPEKVSLRYVEMPAEESYFNEPSLPVAGLIEGKFPSAFINQLTPDSCIELPQGRLSESKNTRMIVVATGSIIKNEWKGQRREAQPVPVGFDEVSGEQLGNADFISNAVNYLARNDQWLNLRSHNYKLRLLNKQAINEQRGLWEIINIAIPPILLLITGFAYARFRKRKQ
- a CDS encoding glycoside hydrolase family 28 protein, which codes for MKKVFGIIPLLLFALFANANPIGNAWEECAKIEKQIKKTSFPQRTFVITDFGAKAGNEAEPCHDAINLAIVKCNQAGGGTVIVPKGIFYTGPITLKSNVNLHLEEGATLKFSTNQKLYFPAVLTRWEGIDCWNAHPLIYAYGETNIAITGKGTIDGQGANENWWRMSGAKQFGWKEGIVAQKNGGRERLQMYGETSMPVYKRIMAPEDGMRPQLINFHSCNTILIEDVKLRNSPFWVIHPLFCESMIVRGVDILSHGPNNDGCDPESSKNVLIENTVFNTGDDCIAIKSGRNTDGRKWNIPSENIIVRGCTMKDGHGGVVVGSEISGGYKNLFVENCKMDSPNLDRVIRIKTSTCRGGVIENIFVRNITVGQCGESILGINLQYENREKCNRGFNPMVRNVYLQNITSEKSKFGVYIVGLDDNDHVYNINMENCRLNNVAQGNSIKGAKDINYKGLYINGAETNK
- a CDS encoding alpha/beta hydrolase-fold protein, producing MKSGHLFLKLCICLLSLCAVNSNLLSQVNPQVWGKAPYVSPDIHADHSVTFRISTPAAKEVLLSASWLSGKNNQLTKDSTGMWSITIDPLTPELYGYSFQVDGLKVLDPANLHIRRDYTILENQFIIPGKQADLYAVQSVKHGTISKVWYDSKTLGMNRRLTVYTPNGYEGGKNQYPVLYLLHGVGGDENAWIELGRACQILDNLIAQGKAVPMIVVMTNGHVNQQAAAGDAPAGFIRPEFGADVFNSDFERSFVPDVVSFVESHYRVKKEKSNRAIAGLSMGGMHTLTIANMNPNKFDYIGLFSPATPTLIEKQNTHADFYNKIDSDEKLSELNKAGFKLYWIGCGKEDFLYQNVTNFRKSLDKNHLKYTYRESAGGHTWENWRTYLSEFAPLLFR
- a CDS encoding tetratricopeptide repeat protein — protein: MEELNAIKGLIDKGEVETAINALDQFIESNPTCDEAFYLRGNAYRKQGNWQVAINNYLSAIELNPQSPALQAKKMIMDILNFYNKDMYNQ
- a CDS encoding 4Fe-4S binding protein, which codes for MAKIIGAIVVDTERCKGCNLCVVACPLNVLSLTNKEVNIKGYNFAQQVLEDTCNGCSSCATVCPDGCITVYKVKL